TTTAAACCATGTGATCTGCCTTTCAAACTGTCTTTCCTGTAGAACTCTTAAAAGTTTTGCCTGAGTGGATGGTGTCAATTCTCCGATTTCATCAAGGAATATGGTTCCCTCGTTAGCAAATTCAAATCTTCCTTTTTTCAGCTCGTTTGCACCGGTAAAAGCGCCCCTCTCATAGCCAAACAGCTCGCTCTCTAACAATGTTTCCGGCAATGCTGCACAGTTAATTTTTACAAATGGTTTGGATGCTCTCGGGCTATGGAAATGTATCGCTTTTGCAACAAGCTCTTTACCCGTGCCGCTCTCCCCTCTTATAAGAATGGTAGCAGAGCCGACGCTCACTTTATCTATAATCTCGAATACCTCCTCTATGCGCGGACTTATACCTATTATATTTCCCGGGCGGTATTTTGATTTAAGTTCATTAAGCAACTCCATCTTCTCATGTTCCATTTCCTGACGCTGTTTCTCTATGGTTTGATTTAACTTTATAGCCAATCCTATAAGCGTTGCAATCATGGAAAGTAAATTAACATCTTCTTCAAAAGAAGTATTATCCGTAAATTGCCTTTCTGCACCAAGAACTGCAACTACCTTTTTATCTACATTAACCGGTACTGCAACAAATGAGTTCATGCCCCGCTTAAGCTCTTTACCCATTTTATTTATGAACATTGGTTCATCTTTTATATCAGGAATGACAATCGGCGTACCGCTCTTACCCACTTTACCTATTATACCCTCACCTACCTTATATCTTGCTTTCTCTTTTTCCTCGTATGACACACCATAAGAGTACTCAACCACAAACTCCTTCGTTTGCTGTTCATAGACGGCAAGCATTATCTTATTCATTTCAAGATACGATACGATTAATTTTAAAGTAGAACTAATGGATTTGTTTAAATCAATAGTGAATGCGAGCTGTTTACTTACTTCATAAAGTAAAGTAAGCTCTTTATTCTTCCTGTTAAGCCTTTCTATTGTACCTTTATGTGTCTTTGGCATATACAAACCTGTCTATCAAGCCGTCCAACCTTTGCCGATCAGTTCTTACATCTATCCATATAGCATCTTTCACGGCTTTAAACCATGTGATCTGCCTTTTTACATAAGCCTTTGTATGCTGCTTTATTAAATTTATTGCAGTATCTTTATCAAATATACCCTCAAGGTATGCTATCATTTCCTTATACCCCACTGTCTTCATTGACGGCAAATCTGCTCCATAACCATTATCTGTCAGCCACCCGGCTTCGTCTATAAGACCTCTGTTGATCATGCCATCAACCCTGTTTTCAATGGCAGAGATGTGAGCTAGTTTATCAGCATAATAAAGTACGATATACAGATAATCGTACCTTTTATCAGAAAAGCCATGCTCTTTGAGATACGTATGCATTGTTATACCAGTAGCATCAAAGATCTCAAGCGCCCTTATTATTCTATACGAGTCATTAGGCTTTATGTGTACCGAATCTTCCGGATCTACCGCCTTTAACCTGTTATAGAGAAACTTGTTACCGTAGAGCCTTTGCTCCTCTTTTAATCCATTTCGAATTTCAGGGCTGATGTAAGGCACTCCTGCAATGCCGTAAACCAATGCTTTTATGTACAGTCCTGTTCCTCCGACTATGAACGGGATAAAGCCATTATTTGAAATTGATTTTATATGTTCGTCTGCCATTTCAATATATTTAGCAACACTGAAATATTCAGACGGTGTTATAATATCTATCATATAATGTTGTATCATAGCCAATTGCTCTTTATAGGGTTTCGCGGTTCCTATATCCATATATCGATACACCTGCCTTGAATCACAATTGACGATTCTCCCATTATATTTTAAAGCAAGTTCTATGCCTATCTCGGTTTTACCCGTAGCTGTTGGCCCTGTAATAATAATGATTTTTTGCTTCTTATTCATACGGTTATACTCCCTGTGTAACTCTCCAAACTTAGCCTTCTTCCATAGATGCCCTATTACATTCTTATTATATACAAAGTCAACAGGGTGCCCGAGAATTTAAAAATTCCTGTTTTGTTATATTTAACTCATTCCAATGTCCAATGAATTTAATATATTACAAACTGGAGATTTCCAGGTTATCATATATAAATGATATTCCGTGACAGTCTTGAACCGTATAGCCTTACGAAATATAAAAGTCCATAGACTGATTTTATTATTTACTGTATAAGAATAATTATGAAACGGACAATTATTAGAGTAGCCATAGTGGCATTGTTTTTATTTATAATGCCAATTTTAAGCCTGCCGCTTATCGGCAGATTACTTTACATTTCCAGTACACCGCATAAAGCAGACACAATTATTGTTTTAAGCGGTGATTCGGAGCCATATTATCCGAGAACAGAAGAAGCTATAAAACTATTCAAACAGGGCTACGCCCCCTATATAATCTTTACAGGATATGGGTTTGGCGGAGACAGCGCAGAGTTCTTATCAAAGATAGCATTGCATTTTAAGATACCGAAAAATGCAATTCTCATAGAGCCTCATGCACAAAACACTTATGAAAATTTTTTATTTTCAAAACCCATTATTTTAAAACATGGATTTCAATCAATACTGATTGTTACATCACCGTATCATCAGTTAAGAGCTTACCTTGTTGCAAAAAAAATATTTAAAGGAACAGGCATTAAGATCTATAACTGCGCCTCAAGCAAGCCGGAATCAATTCATTACGCTGTATATGAAAGAATAAGAGAGGGCAGATTCGAATTGATGGAGTGTATAAAGATATTGGGCTATTACATGCTTGGACGGATATAATGTGCGGTATCGCAGGCATAATATTATTTGACAATAAAAAGGTAAACAAGGAGGAACTGATTGAGGCAACCGATGTACTCAAGCACAGGGGGCCTGATGCAGGGGATGTATATATTGATAATGAATCAATACCCAGGGTTGGTCTTGGGCATAGAAGATTGGCTATCATAGATTTATCCGCATCGGCGAATCAGCCAATGACAAATGAGAATAAAGATGTATGGATTGTATTTAATGGAGAGATATACAATTTTCAGAATCTAAGGGCGCAATTAGGTCATAGGCATAGCTTCGTTTCAAACAGCGATACGGAGGTGATTGTCCACCTTTATGAACAGTATGGTGAAGATGCCATTTCAATGCTTGATGGCATGTTTGCTTTTGCTATATACGATAAAAAAGCCCATAAG
This portion of the Deltaproteobacteria bacterium genome encodes:
- the miaA gene encoding tRNA (adenosine(37)-N6)-dimethylallyltransferase MiaA, which produces MNKKQKIIIITGPTATGKTEIGIELALKYNGRIVNCDSRQVYRYMDIGTAKPYKEQLAMIQHYMIDIITPSEYFSVAKYIEMADEHIKSISNNGFIPFIVGGTGLYIKALVYGIAGVPYISPEIRNGLKEEQRLYGNKFLYNRLKAVDPEDSVHIKPNDSYRIIRALEIFDATGITMHTYLKEHGFSDKRYDYLYIVLYYADKLAHISAIENRVDGMINRGLIDEAGWLTDNGYGADLPSMKTVGYKEMIAYLEGIFDKDTAINLIKQHTKAYVKRQITWFKAVKDAIWIDVRTDRQRLDGLIDRFVYAKDT
- a CDS encoding YdcF family protein; this encodes MKRTIIRVAIVALFLFIMPILSLPLIGRLLYISSTPHKADTIIVLSGDSEPYYPRTEEAIKLFKQGYAPYIIFTGYGFGGDSAEFLSKIALHFKIPKNAILIEPHAQNTYENFLFSKPIILKHGFQSILIVTSPYHQLRAYLVAKKIFKGTGIKIYNCASSKPESIHYAVYERIREGRFELMECIKILGYYMLGRI